In Atribacterota bacterium, the genomic window CACCAGCTACAATCGGTGTCAATCCAGGTGATCTAAATACAGGTGGTACTATAACGCTGATGAATATGGCAGTGGGTTTAGAAGTGCTGGCAGCATTAGGAGTAATTGTTCTTACCATGTCTGTTGCCGCTGAAACTATACAGAAGAAGGAGAAGCCGTGATATGATTGGAAATTTTCCCTTTGTTGCAGTGGTAATTTTGATTGGATTAGGAATCTATACCCTGATTTTTAAGAAAAATCTAATTAAGATTGCCATCGGAATAACACTAATTGAAAATGGTACCAATTTATTTTTAATTACTTTAGGATACCGAAAGGGAGCCGTAGCGCCAATTTATACACAGGCGCCAGAAGGAGTCAAAATGGTTCTTCCTACACCTCAAGCTTTAACCTTGACCAGTATTGTTATAGGAGTTGCTACAACTGCTTTGATTCTTTCTATTGCCATGATTCTTTACCAAAAATATGGTACATTAAATACAGATGAAATAAGGAGGTTAAGAGGATGAGCAGCATTTTGATGCATGCACCTGCTTTAGTAATTGCCTTGCCTCTATTAGCGGCTTTTATTACTCCTGTTATAGGTCGTTTTAATCGTAAAACAATAAGTTGGTTTGTATCCTTTATATTAGGACTAACGTTATTATTGATCATATTCATAGCTAATCAGGTCTTAACTAATGGTGCTTTGATTTATGTTTTTGGAGGAAGTGAGGCAGGTTTAACATTACCATCTGGATATACAGTACCCATCAGAATCATTTTCCATATTGACGGAATGGGAATATTTATGGGATTGATAACAGCCGTTGTCTCTTTTTTAGCTGCTATTTATTCAATTTCTTTTATGGAACAACATAGTGGATTAGAAAAGTATTACACACTGTTACTCTTATTGGCAACCGGGATGTTTGGTATGGAATTAACTGGAGATATTTTCAACTTTTTTGTTTTTTTGGAGATCGCTTCTATTGCTTCAGTAGCGCTGATTTCCTTTCGGAGTACTCTTGCAGGTGAACCTGCTGAGGCAGGATTTAAATATATGGTAGTTAGTTCCATATCTGCCTTAATGGTACTATTTGCTATTGGATTATTTTATGGTCAATATGATGTTTTGAACATGGCGACTATTGCCAGTGTTATGCAATTTACCCAACTTGATAAAATAGCTTTAATACTTTTAGTATCTGTTTTGGCAATGAAGGCAGGTTCAGTGCCAATGCATATGTGGACACCAGATGCTTATTCGGAAGCCCCGGCAGCGATTACTATGGTTCTGGTTGCTGCCAGTCAAGCTAGCCTTTATGCTCTTTTTAGAATTACATTTTCTCTCTATAATGTCACTTTAAATACAGTAACAGTTGGCTGGATTATTATTATTCTGGGTATACTTTCTATGTTTATCGGTGTTACTATGGCTATTATTCAGAAGGATATTAAGCGTTTAATGGCTTATCACGCCATTTCTCAGACTGGTTATATGCTTTTAGGAGTGGGAGTAGGCCTGGCTGTTCTAGCAAATCCGGTAGCTTTAGAAAGTTTTGGAATAAAAGCAATGGAAGGTGGAATCTTTCATATTATGAACCATGCTATGTATAAAGGTTTATTATTTTTAACTGCTGGTGCCTTATTCTATAGGACAGGTACCAGAGATTTAAATAAGATGGGTGGTTTAGCTAATAACATGATGTATACTACTATCTTCTTTATAATCGGTGCAGCAGCTATTGCTGGAATACCACCCTTTAATGGTTTTGCCTCCAAGTTAATTATCTATGAGTCAGTCTATCAATTTAATCCTTTATTATCAATTATTGCTATGCTGGTTAGTATTTTAACCCTGGCTTCTTTTGTGAAAGTATTTCATAGTGCCTTTTTAGGTCCTAAACTGGAAAAATATAAGTCAGTACAGGAAGTTCCTAAAAGTATGGTAGTGGCAATGGCTACCTTAGCCTGCATCATTGTATTTTTTGGATTATTTCCCGATCTCATCGTTAAACATATTGTTCATCCTGCAGTGATGGCTTTGATTAATCAGGCTCACTATACCGCAACAATATTGGGAGGAATATAGTATGAATATTGGTTTATTAGAAACAGGAAGTGGTTACTGGAATGCGATAATATGGGTCTTAGTTACTATTATAGTTGGAATTGGTGTTTTATGGCTAAGGAATAAAGGTGAAGGAAACTATAAAAAAGATACCAATCAAACAAAACCTTTCCTTTCTGGCAATCCAGAAGTAAGTAAAGAAGACTCTCATGTCGGAGCAAGCCATATCTACTGGGGATTCACTGAGGCTTTAAAGAATTATTATGAGCCCCTGATTAAACTACATACCGGGGACATTAATGATTATAGTGGATGGATTGTTTTAGTAATGGCTATTATATTTATTATAGTTGGGGTGAGTTAGCACAATGAAATTAGATAAGTATTTAGATCGTTCTTTATGGGTATTTCATTTAAATACAGGTTCTTGTAATGGTTGTGATATTGAAATTGTGGCTTTATTAACACCAAGATATGATGTGGAAAGATTTGGTATAAAACTGGTGGGAAGCCCAAAGCATGCCGATGTACTATTAGTGACTGGTCCTGTCAATAGAAAGATGCTACCAAGGTTGAAACTGATATATGAACAGACTCCCGATCCCAAAGCTGTTATTGTAGTTGGCACCTGTGGTACAAGTGGCGGTGTATTTTATGATTCTTATAATATAGTGGGACCAGTGGACAAGCACATTCCCGTGGATGTATATGTACCTGGATGTCCAATAAGGCCAGAAGCAATAATTAATGGAGTCTTGAAAGCCTGGTTAAAATTAGAGAGATTAAGAGGCTCCTCTGGTGCAGAGATTGAAAAGAAAATAGAAGAGGTTAGTGCTTAAAATAAAATGAGAAGGTTCAGGTGATAATATGGAATATTATAATGCCCAAGAGTTATTATCATTTTTAGAAGAAAATTTGAAAGAAAACATTTTAGAAATTCGCCTTGAATCCAGAAAGGCAGGAATCAAGCAGGAAGAGTTTC contains:
- a CDS encoding NADH-quinone oxidoreductase subunit K, which gives rise to MIGNFPFVAVVILIGLGIYTLIFKKNLIKIAIGITLIENGTNLFLITLGYRKGAVAPIYTQAPEGVKMVLPTPQALTLTSIVIGVATTALILSIAMILYQKYGTLNTDEIRRLRG
- a CDS encoding proton-conducting transporter membrane subunit, whose amino-acid sequence is MSSILMHAPALVIALPLLAAFITPVIGRFNRKTISWFVSFILGLTLLLIIFIANQVLTNGALIYVFGGSEAGLTLPSGYTVPIRIIFHIDGMGIFMGLITAVVSFLAAIYSISFMEQHSGLEKYYTLLLLLATGMFGMELTGDIFNFFVFLEIASIASVALISFRSTLAGEPAEAGFKYMVVSSISALMVLFAIGLFYGQYDVLNMATIASVMQFTQLDKIALILLVSVLAMKAGSVPMHMWTPDAYSEAPAAITMVLVAASQASLYALFRITFSLYNVTLNTVTVGWIIIILGILSMFIGVTMAIIQKDIKRLMAYHAISQTGYMLLGVGVGLAVLANPVALESFGIKAMEGGIFHIMNHAMYKGLLFLTAGALFYRTGTRDLNKMGGLANNMMYTTIFFIIGAAAIAGIPPFNGFASKLIIYESVYQFNPLLSIIAMLVSILTLASFVKVFHSAFLGPKLEKYKSVQEVPKSMVVAMATLACIIVFFGLFPDLIVKHIVHPAVMALINQAHYTATILGGI
- a CDS encoding hydrogenase, producing the protein MNIGLLETGSGYWNAIIWVLVTIIVGIGVLWLRNKGEGNYKKDTNQTKPFLSGNPEVSKEDSHVGASHIYWGFTEALKNYYEPLIKLHTGDINDYSGWIVLVMAIIFIIVGVS
- a CDS encoding NADH-quinone oxidoreductase subunit B family protein encodes the protein MKLDKYLDRSLWVFHLNTGSCNGCDIEIVALLTPRYDVERFGIKLVGSPKHADVLLVTGPVNRKMLPRLKLIYEQTPDPKAVIVVGTCGTSGGVFYDSYNIVGPVDKHIPVDVYVPGCPIRPEAIINGVLKAWLKLERLRGSSGAEIEKKIEEVSA